The window GTCAGGGTTACAATCTCTCTTTGGAGGGGAGGAAATCGAGAGGTCATCCTGGCCTGATTTTTCACAGTCACTGTCCAGCTTGTCACAGTCGTCATCCTCTATGTCATCCAGGTCACTGAACTGCAGGTCCCGCTCATCCTTACTGTCTTTGGAGTCTGTGCCAGAGCAAGCGAGAGATACTGAGTGGACACTCACGTGCATTtacaaacaatcatttttattttaatgtgcagAATTTAATTTAGCTGTGAAGTGTTATGAGGTACCTTTGGTAATACTGTCTGGGTCAATCTTATTGAGGTCTTCCTTTCTTTCGTCGCCTGCCTTGTTTTTGGGGGACCAGGTCAtcttgttctctttttttagtCTCCTTCTGGCGTTGGCGAACCATGTAGACACTTGCGTGAGAGTCATTTTGGTGATAATGGCCAGCATGATCTTCTCACCCTTTGTAGGATACGGGTTCTTCCGGTGTTCATAAAGCCATGTTTTAAGAGTGCTTGTGGTCTCCCGCGTGGCATTTTTTCTCCGGGTTGACCCGTTAAAATCAACTGCCCCATACCTGAATCACAGTAAAAGGTGACATGTTTAAAACGGTTAACAGATTGTGTATTTgaagatatactgtatatgtattgtTTAGCAAAATATCATATTTGAGTGGGGACAGATACAAATCTTACCTGTCATACTGGTACTGGCCCAATGAGTGGTCGTATGGATAGTAAGCAGCGGGTTGGGTTATAGTGCCATGAAGACTGCCTGACCCCTCTTTGATTTCATATTGTGGGTTCtacagatgaataaatgatattaacagtaataatattaataaaaagaaaactttatatttgaaaatgcaaaattacCGGCAGCGAGCTAAGGACAGTTATTATACAGAAACAGTGCTACATCTCTTTACTGTGCCTAAATGTTAACTTCGTTTTATCCTTTACAATGCTGAGCTATACGCACCGtctctgtttatttattgcaaatcaAAGCAGGTAGGCCGTTTTACAGCGAGCAATACGACCGTGTCGCTTCgttctctgtttgtttcttttgattatTCAAAGTTATTTCACCCGACAGCTAGACAGCACGGTCCTCTCACCAAGCCAAAATAATCAATAACAAGCCGTGACTTGAATGAGTCGATCGATTGAACGGAGGACCCGCTCTGTATCTGATGAGAGGGCTTCACGTACCAGGCTGGAGTAGATGGCAGAGGGGTCGGCGCTGTACGGAAAGTAATTGGCGTAGTTCTGACCGGCGGCGGCCGCTGCCGCTGCGTACGGAGAGCCGTACATCCCGAGCGCGGCGTTGAGCTCAGTCCGCGTACTAGCCAGCAGCCGGTTCTCATAGGAGGGACAGCAGAAGGAGGCTGCGGTCTGAGACGCGCTAGATCCTTCCGTCACCGACCTGGAAATCGAATCGCAGCAAGTCGTACTGGGGTTTGCCGACACGAAAAACTGCATGAAGAAAATTGTGGACAGACATGTCATTTTAGATTTGCATTACAAACCGTGCGCACAGTTTCCTTAGCAGGCTAAAACGTAAAAACCGAGGTAAGGTGAAGTTAAGAAGCTTTGTGTGGAAGCGAATTAGCTTGTATTTTATTCTCATGCACGCGTTTTGTTCGAGAGGTGTACTTGAGTTCGACTTAAAGGATTGAAATTtccataaacattttatttacaaaaacgtTATTTCCTGTGGGTcgctttatataaataatatctaaaatgcGTGTATAAAAAACCGTTTCTGTCGAAGCTGAAAGTAAAACTTTCTGTTAAGTTTTGCGTTAGGGTAACAAAGTTAACCAGCAGCAAACGCGGCGTCTTTTAACAACACAGCcgtcttttttttacattaaagtgCAACTATAACCGATTGTACGTTATGTTGTCAAAATTATCTATCGGTTATCCGTAAATGTATAATTAGTTTATACACACAGACCGCAAAGGCTACCGGCAAAGGGAGGAGTCTCGCTCTCACTCAGAACAATTACACTGTAAAGGTAATTTACACGTTTACAACAACACGTGAGGTCATTTATAATTCAAataacccattactataaatattGACAAACCCCACGATATCGCCTAACTTTACTTTAGGTCTTAGCGACAGAACGATCTGCTTCTACCTGGTAGTGTTAGTTACCAAAGTCCAGAGATTATgacaatgtggaaaaaaaaggcaTTCTGCGGCGCGCGCGCTCATTAAGAATCTAcacgagggggaaaaaaaataatctaattttCGTGCTTACCTGAGAAGTTGCATTGTAAGGATATCCAAACTGAGAGAAAGACATAGCTGCTTCTTTTGTTACCATAAGCAATATTCTTCTCCTGCTGATCGATTGAAACCAAATCTACTTCAAATCCACCGTCTTACACACATTTCCACACTCGGCCTTTCGCTCAATAATAGATGACTGCACTTAACTGGGAAGCACTGAGGATGTTTACGCCAGCCCTAGTTTTATATGTATAGATAATCCCCTTAAGGAAATGAGAAATTACAGTTAAGCTTCATCaagtacaaaaatattgttgttAAACAGCTGTAGAAAGCTTAAAGGATAACGTAAGACTTGCAAGATATGAACTTGCGGTTGTGCTATTATTTGTGCCTCTATAGTTCTTTAGAATTCATCCATGCACGGGTATCAGTGTGACGTCATTCTAATCCCGGGACGGCGAGGATAGAATGATGTCTTTGCCAATCACGTCATGCTTCGCGCTTTTCTTGAGGTGTGTTTTGCACACCCCTGTCccctctgtgttttttttttttttttttctttttctttttaaagattaGAGTATTTCGAGACTCAGAGCGCAAAAAGTATTACTGGGTTTGCTAAAAGCGATAAAATGAATATACGCGataaatcgtttttttttcttctcataagcaaattgtttgtgtatgtatattagaggatgtttttaatattcactagaatattcaatattcaataaTTCGACATCCACCGACCctgtcaatatttttattcGCGCACAGCAATTTCCTAAAGATAGTGTACTACTGTGTTATCGTAACTATAATttctttatgtttatataaaacaaataacaacatGTTTTTGATTCCATCCAAGATTGTGTTCTGGATTCTTCTCCTATTGTTGTTGCATATAAGACAGTACCCCGCTGATGAGCAGATGAACTGAGGAGGGATCTGCGGGACCCTTGCTCGCGTCTGTCTGACCGATCAGAGGTCCGACCTGATGTTAATTGCGATGATGTTTCCATCTCTCTCTATTAGAGAGAGGGCCAGTCCCGGCAGACGTGAAGGGAACCTCTGGCAGGTCAACAGAAAACTGATTGATGCGTATCTCGGGACCTTCGCGACCATTACGAGAAATGCGTAATTGCATCAATTAACAAATGGATATGGCCTTGTTTAACCAGCGAGTTACACCGTGAAAATATGCCTTTGAGGTGAAATTAGACGATCAGAATggaactgagagagagagagagagagagagagagagaaaattagcTGAATCTCTCAAGTCTAATTATACGGCAGTAGTGGGAGGCGACGGGAACAGCATTCTAATTGAAGGATGCATACTTGAAAGGGATGGTAGAAATAACGCTCCCTCACGCGGAATAAGTCTGGATAAAGGgtaatacatgcatttttattaaatgtgttagaCAATATAATTAGAAGACTCccattactctctctctctctctctcacacataaaCAAGCACACACGTTTGCTTATCTAACACGGTGGGGACACGACTTCTAAcctattgtttttattctgagcaaattatcAGATGGCTATATTATCCCTAAACCCAACTATCTCATAAacctttttagcattttagatttttttttatatatatcatacaaagaaagtttgatttgatttcagcaCTATGGTGCGGTTCTAACAGGAAAGGCAGATTGTCCAATACGTTCAAGCAGTGATATAGCAATTTAATTAACTGTTTGAATataaaagatgataaaagaACCGAATGCAACGCTCGCGCGTCATCTTTCCTTACGCGCGGCAGTCACGGCACTCTCGCGATCTCACCGGCAAGCGCGCGGCAAGCCGCGACGATCTCCTCGCATTCGATCATTTCTAGGGATAATATAAGAGGAATAGCTCGGTGACCTTGCTTAAAAAGGACGAGAACCTTGTCCACGATGATCTCTTTGCGATTACAAGCTCACTCTTCGAGAGGCGCCAGAGAGCTGCGAGTAAGTGAAGGGCGCTGATGGAGCTGCTGCGAGGACGGTCGCGCACAGGCCCTTCGAGCGCCACTCTTACCAAACACTTAGAAACAGAGAAGTATGAATGGGAACATTTTTGAAGATATGTTTTATACTTATGAAAGAGATGATGTGGCAAATTAAAGTGATTCTTCTGTCAAAAACAAACTCCAAAAACTTGTGtcatcactcactcactcttaTGCCGTCCCCAAAATGTATGACgttctttcttttgctgaacacaatatacaatattggggaaaaaaaagactgtatCGGTTAACTTTGACTTTcacttttatgttccacagaagatgGAAAGTCATACAAATATTGGAATGACGAGAGGGtgagcaaattattacataaatgatTTTTAGGTGATCTCTTTAACCTTTATTCCCGTAGGGTACTTTGTGTCTAACAGGAACTTAACAGGTGATACACTACTTTGAAATGGTGTATGTACCTTTATAAAGTTTAGTATTTACTGATTTCTtgcttgatttgtttttttattagattaaaatatattacttttaataggGCATGTTATCACTTCatatgaatagtttttttttgaaaattgtatgttttgacaaacagtaaaaatgcacaaaagatttataataaataattatatgaaaaaataatatttaaaacacacaaacttgACCCGGTAAAATTGTTtggttaaaaaatgtatccccTACGTATGTTTTAGGCTAACAACTCTTTTGCTGTATTCACCCATTagctataaagaaaaaaaaagaaatagtagTTAAGATCAGGAAATGAATTCTAATTTAAAACGTTTCTTGATATGTGAAAACAACATACAAATTCACTATTAGAGCAAACATTACTTGACCCATAGCCCATGTGACAACCTATCCTGGGTCTCTCACATACATGATTGTGCTTTACTTTGTAGGTtagtaaacaaaaaagaaaaactgattgAGAATGACCAAAAATCCCCACATCCCCATCTCAAGATCAGTGATCATTCCACAAACTTCTCCTGTTACGAGAGCACAATTAGAGAAAGAGGAACCAGTTGAGAGGAAGGTCAGAATATCCAGTGCAATAGTTTACTGTAGTTTCTCTAAAGCCTTGTGCAAGGGCACGCATGATAGCCCAAGTGCATATGGG is drawn from Puntigrus tetrazona isolate hp1 chromosome 7, ASM1883169v1, whole genome shotgun sequence and contains these coding sequences:
- the irx6a gene encoding iroquois-class homeodomain protein IRX-6a isoform X2, with protein sequence MVTKEAAMSFSQFGYPYNATSQFFVSANPSTTCCDSISRSVTEGSSASQTAASFCCPSYENRLLASTRTELNAALGMYGSPYAAAAAAAGQNYANYFPYSADPSAIYSSLNPQYEIKEGSGSLHGTITQPAAYYPYDHSLGQYQYDRYGAVDFNGSTRRKNATRETTSTLKTWLYEHRKNPYPTKGEKIMLAIITKMTLTQVSTWFANARRRLKKENKMTWSPKNKAGDERKEDLNKIDPDSITKDSKDSKDERDLQFSDLDDIEDDDCDKLDSDCEKSGQDDLSISSPPKRDCNPDLPLHSNFPSFPCGLKSLGALNPDYLDPLSSKPQQQQPSPQSTSINTVALSHFEASEKPRIWSLARTAAAGVVLGTQHGGDVRTGPVDCQMQGVRLPAVGGVQCGELKGLQDPTSLSNTESLYQEGLQGIHKAYSSGSYKTLQLHSSTYPGLTESCQYSSMEGFVSAGKTETESSELNDTCPTIQDVKTTAFRPVMKR
- the irx6a gene encoding iroquois-class homeodomain protein IRX-6a isoform X1, whose amino-acid sequence is MVTKEAAMSFSQFGYPYNATSQFFVSANPSTTCCDSISRSVTEGSSASQTAASFCCPSYENRLLASTRTELNAALGMYGSPYAAAAAAAGQNYANYFPYSADPSAIYSSLNPQYEIKEGSGSLHGTITQPAAYYPYDHSLGQYQYDRYGAVDFNGSTRRKNATRETTSTLKTWLYEHRKNPYPTKGEKIMLAIITKMTLTQVSTWFANARRRLKKENKMTWSPKNKAGDERKEDLNKIDPDSITKDSKDSKDERDLQFSDLDDIEDDDCDKLDSDCEKSGQDDLSISSPPKRDCNPDLPLHSNFPSFPCGLKSLGALNPDYLDPLSSKPQQQQPSPQSTSINTVALSHFEASEKPRIWSLARTAAAGVVLGTQHGGDVRTGPVDCQMQGVRLPAVGGVQCGELKGLQDPTSLSNTESLYQEGLQGIHKAYSSGSYKTLQLHSSTYPGLTESCQYSSMEGFVSAGKTETESSELNDTCPTIQDVKTTAFRPVMKRTVGTPIDTGTFL